A genomic segment from Candidatus Margulisiibacteriota bacterium encodes:
- a CDS encoding flagellar hook-basal body complex protein has product MIRQFYVGASGMSALEKAMVNITNNVSNSKTVGYKSTKTELENMFPQVLEKAVLQRENNTTKPADIELGSGVRIVATPKDFRQGAISVTNNQFDVAINGDGFLVFQTANGETAYSRAGNLNRDSLGNLVDPNGNILQPQIVIPDNTDTVRIATDGTVYVTLNQETQERIIGQIQL; this is encoded by the coding sequence ATGATCAGACAATTTTATGTTGGCGCTTCAGGCATGTCGGCTTTGGAAAAAGCCATGGTAAATATTACCAACAATGTTTCCAACTCCAAAACTGTGGGCTATAAGTCTACCAAGACCGAGCTCGAGAACATGTTCCCTCAAGTCTTGGAAAAAGCTGTTCTGCAGCGTGAAAATAACACCACCAAACCGGCTGACATAGAATTAGGATCGGGTGTGAGGATTGTTGCTACTCCCAAAGACTTTCGGCAGGGTGCCATATCGGTTACCAATAATCAATTTGATGTTGCGATTAATGGCGACGGTTTTTTGGTTTTTCAGACAGCTAACGGTGAGACTGCTTATAGTCGCGCCGGGAATCTGAACCGTGACAGCCTTGGTAATCTGGTTGATCCTAACGGCAACATTCTTCAGCCGCAGATTGTTATCCCGGACAATACCGATACCGTACGCATAGCCACTGACGGCACGGTTTATGTAACCTTGAACCAGGAGACACAGGAAAGAATTATCGGGCAGATACAACTGG